GACGACGCTTTTCGTCTGACAATTGATCTAATTTATCTTGCTCTGCCATCTGACGCATAAACTCCTCACGTATTCTTTTCTCTTCTTCCTGCAGTTTGAGCTGCTTTTGGGCAGCAATTTCTTTCCGATAAGCTTctaattgtgattttattgcCCCTTGTTCTCTAATCTTTCTTTCAATATTCTGCCGGTACTTCAAATCCTCCTTAGCTTTACGTTCTTCTATCAAGAGGGAAATTAAAAGTTCCTCCCTTTTTTCCTTCTCACTTTTTACTGCCGCCAGTTCATTACCAATCCTTTCGCTAAGTGCCATTTTTTCTGCAATGATTTGTCTTTTTTGTGCTTCCATTCGGCTCTTCATTTCGTCTCTTTCCATTTGATATGCCATGAGTTTCTCAGTGTCGTCCAAGTTTTGCTCTTTCTCCAATTGTCTTTGAATTTCTCTACTGCGCACACATTCCTCCATTTCCTTTCTACACAGATCCCTAAAACGTTGACTTAAATCTTTTTCCGCTTTTTCCTCGGCCTGTATATGTTTAAGGGTCTTTTCCATATCTTCGCGATCTTTTATAACAGATTCAAACTCATTCTTGCGTTTTTGTTGCATTTCTCTCATCTGTTCTTGTAAAATTTCCCGAACTTTGTTCTTCTTTTGTCGTTCCTTTTCCTCCTGTTGTAGGATAATCCTTTTAGATTTTTCACATTCAGCTAGCCAGTTGTCGTCTTCCTCACGTTTTCTTTGGATTTCCAATTGTTTCCGTTTTTCTTGTTCTGCTCGTTGTTCTGCCAACTCTCTGGAAACAAAAGCAACCTGCAGTTGATTTTGAAGCAAACGCAGTTCATGGCTTTCacaacgcaatttttgtctacgTTTCTGTTCCAATATGTCCTGGTTTTTATACTCCCTTAGTTCATTGCATATGTCAACATCCAATGGAATCGATGAATGGTTCGGATTCGGTACTTTTTGCTGCCGTGTTTCATTTGTTTTCAGGCGCCTTTCTTCATCGAGAATGTACTTTTGAAAGTAATTCTCAGAATTTCCAACTCCTTTATGGCGACCATCACTTTTAGTTACACACTcgaaggacatggctaaaataatattattaattcaaaaatatatataattttgtgtTACCCGGGACAACACAATAGGGATCTAATAACGATAAGGGCAAGGCGTTATAAGGCCTTGGATAAGGgttaataataattaattcGACTTTTCGTACAAAAAAGTCGAAGTAGACTTTTACTAActaaaaaaatcgaataatcgACTTTGAAGTAAGAAAAAATCTCTACGTCAAAACGCATTGTAAAAAAATAGTGACGAAGAATATGTGAACACATTCAGTAGAAGTACTGAGTTCTATCATGGAACAATTAAGAGGTAGATTCATTAGCAcagcaacaaaaatctacccccaacgaaactacattgagtggcaaatgccgtaaattgatatgtcaaagtggttttagaaataaactttgttttacaacttatcttctacaagtgtgttttatatttgtattttcataattataacactgttttttttttgcttttgtgtggaatatcggatcgaATAGAAtatctttttaagattttagaggaatatcacagctgtgatatcaagtctttgacatttagacttactgcaaaatcaaagcaaaaataaaaagattGTACTTGTAGTGCATCTTGGAgtactatgagcaaaatattaGTGACATGTGGCTGCGTCAGTATATATTTCGCTACTGATTTCGCAGCGAAATGCCTGACGGACCCTAATCAttgccagaacacaaacaaaagtcaaacaacaacacaaagaaTCTTACCCTCGTGTTTGTAAGTATGCATGGCGAaacaaaggtggtctcatttgtacaacaaacataaatcatatggtgcaatccgccatcttgtcagcACGCTGCTCGATGTTTTGCCAACACGCACAAATAattgtgtgtgtatacgtgtgcgaacattagcagagaatatgcgagaaagaaagTAACAACAAAGCTATTGCAAACAAAAAACAGCTGCTCGCCTGAGACCACCTTACCGTACACTACCTGGTGCGGTACAAataagagaatgcaaacaaaatctgtcatcttaataccgccacctttttaaatccgccttggaggGATACCCTATTAAATATACAATTACGTTAGACTAAGCGAAAATAAACCAGCTGATTATCCATTTATGTTTGTCAccgattcatttcatttcagtttCAGCTTTTACCGTTCTATATTTACATCTAGTGCACAAACATTGAGATTTCGTAGGATATCGAGTTCTAAGTTAAgaattagaaaataaaaaaaagtttaaagaaCTTTATATATATTATGAATATAGAAGGGGACACTTGCAATGCTGCATCGTCTCAAGATAAGGAAAGAACATCGGCCCCTTCAACCTCGGCGGTGGTTAAAGTAGCAAGCAaacaacaaaagtttccttcatCAAAATGGGTGAAAATAAATGTTGGAGGTAAAGTTTTCCAAACCACCATATGGACTTTGGTGAGCAAAGAACCAGACAGTATGTTGGCACGAATGTTTTCGCAAGACGGTGCAATGATGCCAAGTGATCAGGACGAACAAGGAGCATACCTAATAGACAGAAGTGCACACTATTTCGAACCCATTATAAATTACTTAAGGCACGGACAGCTCATTGTAGATCCCAACATTAGTTTGGAGGGGGTTTTGGaggaagcgaaattttttggttTAGAATCACTAGTAAGCCAGCTGGAATCACAAATAATGCAAAACAACCAGTCTTTAGATAACCAGCCATTGACCCGAAGAGATGTTATTAAAGCATTAATACAAACGTCGCACATGACAGAGATACGTTTTCAGGGTGTGAACTTGGCCGGAGCTGATTTGAGAAAGTTAGACTTTCGTAATATAAATTTCAAGGTGTGTATGTAATGTAAATGTTATTATTAAGTACTTGAACTAAGTTGATGTTTGTTTTAGTATGCCTGCATGCAAAGATGTAATCTGTCCCATGCAAATTTAACGTACTGCTGTTTGGAACGTACTGATTTAGCATATGCCAACTTGGAATGCGCTCAGCTTATATCAGTTAAAGGTActtagtttttttatttaaaattcatcTTGATTGGAAATCATATTCACCAAACTAATTTTTTGTCAtcgtgaaatatttttaatgtttattaCTAAGTCGAACTAAGTAAGTTTGTGCTCGTGTTACCACGTACTCGCATTTAGTAGTAAATGTTGTGATATAgcgatctgcgaccccataaagtttataaatTCTTGTCTTGACAATCTAgctatgtccttccgtccgttcatttgtcaaaatcggaacgAGTGAAGCACACGcgcctgaaatttagcaaggatacttcttattaatgttttCTTGaaccctagaagccacaattttgtctcAAATCCCGCCTTAGTTTAGGTTAAGTTAAAGTGGcaggctcacttagacgttttcgcccatcGTGATACCACAGGACTAGGTATCATAtgctgacacacacacacagcagatgttttatagttttctcttcctcgacgtcctctcaGTTTCAGCAAAACTCGATACTGGCAACCTTAAGGCTGTCAGCATGTATTTCCATACGATGGTTGagtcgtctgttctagccagtgacagcgaAGCCtaagacttcttcaagtctagatcagTGTtcccgtttttggtaggttcctaccaaaattgataggtttttatttttttggtaggttggtaggctgacctcatgACCATCAGGACTTTCCAACAGATAAATACCAAGtcaattactgaaaaaatcgtCGGGGATCACTCAAAATTTGTTTCTTGTCGTTTTTGTGTATTTGTTAGGAGTGCAGAAAAAACCATAGATATCGAAGGTCCAAGTAATGCTAGAAAAGgcctcactgttttaaatttcagaaaaaaggATGTAAGTTCTGGTATTGACTGTAAGTGGTACAATTGTTAAGGGGTCTTTTCGAATTTTATCcaaactcagcacagttgtcggGGCATAAACTCGACTTCGACTTTCGAAACAGAgcctgtttttctttttccgtcgctaagcactaaagattcagtagtagccagccttgaaataaatatcaTTACTGACTGGCTTACTTATATATGCCACGCGATTCAAAGATACCGCCATCTTGCCTTAAGTTGCTGATttaagccgcttctgcagggaaaaaagcctcattgtaggaagtgatgctaatgaacatgtaggaagtgattctaatgtAAGCACCACGCAGGCTGGAAAATTTaactccaatttgtgtggtgttcattgctgtcatgagaaacttagctgcgagctaccgggcgcgtccacaggttgcggatagtggaatgcttcatacggagtagccgcaacggcagtcgcgggcaatcagcggtgagaggccgggcggcaccggttcttgcacaaatgctgagtgcttatgatgctcgaaatgacaaggcgcctgtacccgcggcgatcggtcctttgatgagttgatgaggatcgccacccccATATGAAAAAggggctacaataacaacaaaaacaattttaggtctgtttgccagtacaaatttgcaggagagttagaacacatttttttttgtgaatcgaacgtcacaaaatgggtataaaattaaaggtctttgactacgaatctgatttaCACATTttggacagagtctgggaccgaccCACCCACCTAATATgcttcaataagacgtgtagttccatcgggaaaatatgggaaATAAACGAATATAAacgaatatatataatataaggatttaagtatctgggtcacgtcctgccgttcagccggATATGTAGATCTCGACATTAAAGAACTCAAATATATTGTCTTTTGGGACTTAgcaccgaccctctcctcccaataaaaacaacaccaaactgtcatgtaggacgagcGAGAATAtcttgtattcaaatgaaaggatgtgtcagagggcaaacGCCTacccaaagaaaaaaagaattagaaataataaatgaaggccgATCGGGATAGAATAGATCTGCAAAACAAAGGCCTTTGGTAGGatagtacactttttacccacAAATTGGGATAgccacaggaggacctgcggatctttaaaatgtggtatcccaagtggtagcttttaaatatgattttgaaagtagataaccaatacaaaaaaaaattaatatcttGATcgtcaccttcaaaatgcttgacataatgaggctcaaaaaaatcgtgctctagcacgatgctgatattatttca
This Stomoxys calcitrans chromosome 2, idStoCalc2.1, whole genome shotgun sequence DNA region includes the following protein-coding sequences:
- the LOC106087183 gene encoding trichohyalin, which encodes MSFECVTKSDGRHKGVGNSENYFQKYILDEERRLKTNETRQQKVPNPNHSSIPLDVDICNELREYKNQDILEQKRRQKLRCESHELRLLQNQLQVAFVSRELAEQRAEQEKRKQLEIQRKREEDDNWLAECEKSKRIILQQEEKERQKKNKVREILQEQMREMQQKRKNEFESVIKDREDMEKTLKHIQAEEKAEKDLSQRFRDLCRKEMEECVRSREIQRQLEKEQNLDDTEKLMAYQMERDEMKSRMEAQKRQIIAEKMALSERIGNELAAVKSEKEKREELLISLLIEERKAKEDLKYRQNIERKIREQGAIKSQLEAYRKEIAAQKQLKLQEEEKRIREEFMRQMAEQDKLDQLSDEKRRRKVMEHNKALREMIELRRSQRAEEIAERISEYGRLLKTEQRRNQCIEDERIRILQSTPKELLRYLPPGVIKPSDREFLSLQPE
- the LOC106087181 gene encoding BTB/POZ domain-containing protein KCTD9 — encoded protein: MNIEGDTCNAASSQDKERTSAPSTSAVVKVASKQQKFPSSKWVKINVGGKVFQTTIWTLVSKEPDSMLARMFSQDGAMMPSDQDEQGAYLIDRSAHYFEPIINYLRHGQLIVDPNISLEGVLEEAKFFGLESLVSQLESQIMQNNQSLDNQPLTRRDVIKALIQTSHMTEIRFQGVNLAGADLRKLDFRNINFKYACMQRCNLSHANLTYCCLERTDLAYANLECAQLISVKGLCANMEGANLRGCNFEDPSGLRTNLEGVNLKGACLESSNMAAVNLRVANLKNANMKNCNLRSAVLAGADLERCNLSGSDLQEANLRGANLKDAELTLMVTPLHMAQAIR